Proteins from one Embleya scabrispora genomic window:
- a CDS encoding type I polyketide synthase encodes MTNDNNADVLDYLKRTSIELLDTRRRLRELTEAAAEPIAVVGIACRYPGGVTSPETLWDLVRAGRDAVSDFPDDRDWDLDRLYDPDPDRPNTCNTRAGGFLYEAGDFDAEFFGINPREALAADPQHRLLLESAWESLERAGIDPHTLRGSATGVFAGLAYFGYGNHFSTPEVISGYGQTGSLLSVASGRVAYALGLEGPAISTDTACSSSLVAVHQAVQSLRQGECGLALAGGVTVMGTTQVFREMARQRGLAVDGRCKAFADAADGTGFAEGVGVLVLERLSDARRNGRRILAVIRGSAINQDGASNGLTAPNGPAQQRVIRAALANSRVQAGDVDVMEAHGTGTTLGDPIEAQALLATYGRDRDPGNPLWLGSLKSNISHTQAAAGVGGMIKMIMAMRHGIMPKTLHVDRPSTHVDWSAGAVELLTEARPWPSAPGRPRRAAVSAFGASGTNAHVILEEAPEEVAPEEAAPEREDHPADALAWVVSARSEAALRAQAERLRAFAAAEPDTPVADIARSLVASRSRFEHRAVVLGRDRDELLSGLAALGEGADSAGLVRGVVGELGGTVFMFPGQGSPWAGVARELYDAFPVFARSLDAVCARFDTHLPFALKALLLAEAPEEARAQRTDVAQPALFALQVALYRLLTGFCGEPNHLIGHSVGEITAAHVSGVLDLDGATRLVAARGLLMQTVTERGAMLAVRASEDAVDALLHGYDRLGVAAVNGPESVVVSGARDQVVALRDRLVAEGTSAKLLDVDHAFHSPLMDPILDEFAASIGELPAGRMAIPIVSTRTGRESTASELTSVAHWVRHVREPVRFFTAVESARAAGAGVFYEMGPGSALTSIAKDAFAASGVTDAVALSASRRNRGPVRTLVGSLAQLHVRGGAVDWAALLGDARRSVDLPTYAFQRQRYWLDFRAGTGTADVVSAGLSAAEHPLLGAVVEHPGTDEVVFTDRWSLRTHAWLADHAVFGAVVVPATAYLDLALWVGDFVGCTAIGELSLEVPLIVPDTGEVRVRVVVGTADESGRRALDVYSGPDGDEDRAGGWTRHATGSLAPGTARADDAGTPAAWPPAGAEQVDIDALYDSFADAGFDYGPVFRGLREVWRRGDDLFATATLPTDADGSAAGGFALHPALLDAALHAVVAGGVVEIGADRGWMPFSWSGAERFGECGSTVRIHLSPAGDPAAGDRAVAVAIADERGRPVARVGALRFRPASAEHLRAARGERSLYELVWRPARAIEAATPPGRWAVLGAPARLGEPAHQETEFHASLDELLAGDPPRHIVLRADEIAAPGTDLFTAVADTDTRVLECVQRFLAEDSLAASTLVVLTRLAVDTGGGERVDSLPGASVWGLIRSAQTEHPGRFRLVDVEDVAAAWPRIPDALALDEEQLALRGDAYLVPRMTAAAPASNRIEPPAVGASRLGIPTKGTLENLTWIPCPEVEAPLTSGQVRIAVQAAGLNFRDVTIALGLVERTALDAGIGGEGAGTVLEVADDVTELAPGDRVMGIFSGAFGRVAVADHRLLMPIPDGWTYTEAASVPGAYLTAYYALFHVTNLEKGQRILIHAAAGGVGMAAVQLAKHVGAEIYATASPAKWPTLRALGLDDAHLASSRTLEFADSFLAASDGRGVDVVLNSLAHDFVDASLRLLPEGGSFVEMGKTDIRDPHRVSVGHPGVDYAAFDLYEAGPDVIHEVFRAVMELFADGRVRLNPIAVRNIRDARGAFREMSQGRHVGKIIFDMGSGFGGGTVLITGATGGVGSLVARHLVAEHGVRSLVLASRRGPAADGAAELVADLEAAGALVRVAACDVADRAAVADLLAEMPPGYPLTAVVHAAGVLADGTLETQSAQSLDRALRAKVGGAINLHELTREHTLSAFVLFSALAGTLGTGGQANYAAANGFLDGLAARRRAFGRVGTSLCWGWWQQRSGMTENLDEVDLRRIRRLGIAEMPGAEALGLFDAACTIDKPVLIPARLDLTALRSRAADELPLLLRDLVTAGRPARARANSTAGTGSLGLPARLVGLSESEGEATVLDWVREQVAVVLGHPAGTAVDADQAFTHLGFDSLTSVELCNRLASSTGLRLASTLVFSYPTPRELGQHVFDLLRPAERTSADPDEDARIREVLRTIPIDRLRGAGLLEQVLACAAAPSDPDDGSPDADTGTDAGADELAALDLDALVDLALAEKGK; translated from the coding sequence ATGACAAACGACAACAACGCCGATGTGCTCGACTACCTCAAGCGGACGTCGATCGAACTGCTCGACACCCGTCGGCGTCTGCGGGAGCTGACGGAGGCCGCGGCCGAGCCCATCGCCGTCGTCGGCATCGCCTGCCGCTACCCGGGCGGGGTGACCTCGCCGGAAACGTTGTGGGACCTGGTGCGGGCGGGCCGGGACGCGGTGTCGGACTTCCCCGACGACCGCGACTGGGACCTGGACCGGCTCTACGACCCGGATCCGGACCGGCCGAACACCTGCAACACGCGCGCCGGCGGATTCCTGTACGAAGCGGGCGACTTCGACGCGGAGTTCTTCGGGATCAACCCGCGCGAGGCGCTGGCCGCGGATCCGCAGCACCGGTTGCTGCTGGAGTCCGCGTGGGAGTCGCTGGAACGGGCCGGCATCGACCCGCACACCCTGCGCGGCAGCGCCACCGGCGTATTCGCCGGCCTGGCGTACTTCGGCTACGGCAACCACTTCTCCACCCCCGAGGTCATCTCCGGCTACGGGCAGACCGGTTCGCTGCTGAGCGTGGCGTCCGGGCGGGTGGCGTACGCGCTGGGCCTGGAGGGTCCGGCGATATCCACCGACACCGCGTGCTCCTCGTCCCTGGTGGCGGTGCACCAGGCGGTGCAGTCGCTGCGGCAGGGCGAGTGCGGGCTGGCCCTGGCCGGGGGCGTCACCGTGATGGGGACCACGCAGGTCTTCCGGGAGATGGCGCGCCAGCGCGGACTGGCCGTCGACGGCCGGTGCAAGGCGTTCGCGGACGCCGCCGACGGCACCGGATTCGCCGAGGGCGTCGGGGTGCTGGTGCTGGAGCGGCTGTCCGACGCGCGGCGCAACGGGCGGCGGATCCTGGCGGTGATCCGGGGCTCGGCGATCAACCAGGACGGCGCCTCCAACGGGCTGACCGCGCCGAACGGGCCCGCGCAGCAGCGGGTGATCCGGGCCGCGTTGGCGAACTCGCGGGTGCAGGCGGGTGACGTGGACGTGATGGAGGCGCACGGGACCGGCACCACGCTGGGCGATCCGATCGAGGCACAGGCGCTGCTGGCCACCTACGGCCGCGACCGCGACCCCGGGAACCCGCTGTGGCTGGGCTCGCTCAAGTCGAACATCAGCCACACGCAGGCGGCGGCGGGCGTCGGCGGCATGATCAAGATGATCATGGCGATGCGGCACGGGATCATGCCCAAGACGCTGCACGTGGACCGGCCCTCGACGCACGTGGACTGGTCGGCCGGGGCGGTGGAACTGCTCACCGAGGCCAGGCCGTGGCCGAGCGCCCCCGGACGGCCCCGCCGGGCGGCGGTGTCCGCGTTCGGGGCCAGTGGCACCAACGCGCACGTGATCCTGGAGGAGGCGCCCGAGGAGGTCGCGCCCGAGGAGGCGGCGCCGGAGCGCGAGGATCATCCCGCCGACGCGCTCGCGTGGGTGGTGTCGGCACGCTCCGAGGCGGCACTGCGGGCCCAGGCGGAGCGGCTGCGCGCATTCGCCGCCGCCGAGCCGGATACGCCTGTCGCCGACATCGCCCGGTCGTTGGTGGCGAGCCGATCCCGGTTCGAGCACCGCGCGGTGGTACTGGGCCGGGACCGGGACGAGTTGCTGAGCGGTCTGGCGGCGCTGGGCGAGGGCGCCGATTCCGCGGGGCTGGTGCGCGGCGTGGTCGGCGAACTCGGCGGCACGGTCTTCATGTTCCCGGGACAGGGTTCGCCCTGGGCCGGTGTGGCCCGGGAGTTGTACGACGCCTTCCCGGTCTTCGCCCGGAGCCTCGACGCGGTCTGCGCGCGCTTCGACACCCACCTTCCCTTCGCGCTGAAGGCGCTGCTGCTCGCCGAGGCGCCCGAGGAGGCCCGCGCGCAGCGCACCGACGTCGCACAGCCCGCGCTGTTCGCCCTCCAGGTCGCGCTGTACCGGCTCCTGACCGGATTCTGCGGGGAGCCGAACCACCTGATCGGCCACTCCGTCGGCGAGATCACCGCCGCGCACGTATCCGGCGTCCTGGACCTGGACGGCGCGACCAGGCTCGTGGCCGCGCGCGGCCTGCTCATGCAGACGGTCACCGAGCGCGGCGCCATGCTGGCGGTACGCGCCTCGGAGGACGCCGTCGACGCGCTGCTCCACGGATACGACCGGCTCGGCGTCGCGGCCGTCAACGGCCCGGAATCGGTGGTGGTCTCCGGTGCCCGGGACCAGGTCGTCGCACTGCGCGATCGGCTGGTCGCCGAGGGGACTTCGGCCAAGCTGCTCGACGTCGACCACGCGTTCCACTCGCCGCTCATGGACCCGATCCTGGACGAGTTCGCCGCGTCGATCGGCGAACTTCCGGCGGGGCGCATGGCGATCCCGATCGTCTCGACCCGGACGGGCCGCGAGAGCACGGCCTCGGAACTGACGTCCGTCGCGCACTGGGTGCGGCATGTGCGCGAACCCGTTCGGTTCTTCACCGCCGTGGAGAGCGCCCGGGCGGCCGGCGCGGGCGTCTTCTACGAAATGGGCCCGGGATCGGCCCTCACGAGCATCGCCAAGGACGCGTTCGCCGCTTCGGGCGTGACCGACGCGGTGGCCCTGTCGGCGTCGCGGCGCAACCGCGGGCCGGTACGCACCCTGGTCGGCTCGCTGGCTCAACTGCACGTCCGCGGCGGGGCCGTGGACTGGGCGGCCCTGCTCGGCGACGCGCGGCGGTCGGTGGACCTGCCGACCTACGCGTTCCAACGGCAGCGCTACTGGCTGGACTTCCGGGCCGGAACCGGCACCGCGGACGTGGTGTCCGCCGGTCTCTCGGCCGCCGAACACCCACTGCTCGGCGCGGTGGTGGAGCACCCCGGCACCGACGAGGTGGTGTTCACCGACCGGTGGTCGCTGCGCACCCACGCGTGGCTGGCCGACCACGCGGTCTTCGGCGCGGTCGTGGTACCGGCGACGGCGTATCTGGATCTGGCGCTGTGGGTGGGCGACTTCGTCGGGTGCACGGCGATCGGGGAACTGTCCCTGGAGGTGCCCCTGATCGTCCCCGACACGGGCGAGGTACGGGTACGGGTCGTGGTCGGCACGGCGGACGAGAGCGGACGGCGCGCGCTGGACGTGTACTCCGGCCCCGACGGCGACGAGGACCGCGCCGGCGGGTGGACCCGGCACGCCACGGGCAGCCTGGCACCGGGAACCGCCCGGGCGGACGACGCGGGCACGCCGGCCGCGTGGCCGCCGGCCGGCGCCGAACAGGTCGACATCGACGCCCTGTACGACTCCTTCGCGGACGCGGGCTTCGACTACGGGCCGGTGTTCCGCGGGCTGCGCGAGGTGTGGCGGCGCGGCGACGACCTGTTCGCGACGGCCACACTGCCGACCGATGCCGACGGCTCGGCCGCCGGCGGGTTCGCCCTGCATCCGGCGCTGCTCGATGCCGCGCTGCACGCGGTGGTGGCGGGCGGGGTCGTGGAGATCGGTGCCGACCGGGGCTGGATGCCGTTCTCGTGGTCCGGGGCGGAGCGGTTCGGCGAATGCGGCTCGACCGTACGGATTCACCTCTCCCCGGCCGGCGATCCGGCGGCCGGCGACCGAGCCGTGGCTGTGGCGATCGCCGACGAGCGGGGCCGCCCGGTCGCGCGCGTCGGGGCGCTGAGGTTCCGACCGGCGAGCGCCGAACACCTGCGCGCGGCGCGCGGCGAGCGGTCGTTGTACGAACTGGTGTGGCGACCGGCCCGCGCGATCGAGGCGGCGACGCCTCCCGGGCGGTGGGCCGTGCTCGGCGCGCCCGCCCGACTCGGCGAACCCGCGCACCAGGAAACCGAGTTCCACGCGAGCCTGGACGAACTCCTCGCGGGGGACCCGCCGCGACACATCGTGCTCCGCGCGGACGAGATCGCCGCGCCCGGGACCGACCTGTTCACCGCCGTCGCCGACACCGACACCCGCGTCCTGGAGTGCGTCCAGCGCTTCCTCGCCGAGGACTCGCTCGCCGCATCCACGCTGGTGGTGCTCACCCGGCTGGCCGTGGACACCGGTGGCGGGGAGCGGGTGGACAGCCTGCCCGGCGCGTCCGTATGGGGCCTGATCCGGTCCGCCCAGACCGAGCACCCGGGCAGGTTCCGGCTGGTGGACGTCGAGGACGTGGCCGCCGCATGGCCCCGCATCCCCGACGCGCTCGCCCTCGACGAGGAGCAACTGGCGCTGCGCGGTGACGCGTACCTGGTGCCGCGCATGACGGCCGCGGCCCCCGCGAGCAACCGGATCGAGCCGCCGGCGGTCGGCGCGTCCCGGCTGGGCATCCCGACCAAGGGCACGTTGGAGAACCTGACCTGGATTCCCTGCCCCGAGGTGGAGGCGCCGCTGACGAGCGGTCAGGTGCGCATCGCGGTACAGGCCGCCGGCCTCAACTTCCGCGACGTCACGATCGCCCTGGGACTGGTGGAACGCACCGCCCTGGACGCCGGAATCGGCGGCGAGGGCGCCGGAACCGTCCTGGAGGTGGCCGACGACGTCACCGAACTCGCCCCGGGCGACCGGGTGATGGGCATCTTCTCCGGCGCCTTCGGCCGGGTCGCGGTGGCGGACCACCGCCTGCTCATGCCCATCCCCGACGGGTGGACCTACACCGAGGCGGCATCCGTGCCGGGCGCGTATCTCACCGCCTACTACGCCCTGTTCCACGTGACCAACCTCGAAAAGGGCCAACGGATCCTGATCCACGCCGCGGCCGGCGGCGTCGGAATGGCCGCCGTGCAACTGGCCAAGCACGTCGGCGCCGAGATCTACGCCACCGCGAGCCCGGCCAAGTGGCCCACCCTGCGCGCCCTCGGGCTCGACGACGCCCACCTGGCCTCGTCGCGCACCCTGGAGTTCGCGGACAGCTTCCTGGCCGCCTCCGACGGCCGCGGCGTGGACGTCGTGCTCAACTCCCTGGCACACGACTTCGTCGACGCCTCGCTGCGCCTGCTGCCCGAAGGCGGCAGCTTCGTCGAGATGGGCAAGACCGACATCCGCGACCCGCACCGGGTGTCGGTTGGGCATCCGGGCGTCGACTACGCGGCGTTCGACCTCTACGAGGCCGGCCCCGACGTCATCCACGAGGTCTTCCGCGCGGTCATGGAACTGTTCGCCGACGGGCGGGTGCGGCTGAACCCGATCGCCGTACGGAACATCCGCGACGCGCGCGGGGCGTTTCGCGAGATGAGCCAGGGCCGGCACGTCGGCAAGATCATCTTCGACATGGGCAGCGGCTTCGGCGGCGGCACCGTCCTGATCACCGGCGCCACCGGCGGCGTCGGCTCGCTCGTGGCACGCCACCTCGTCGCCGAACACGGCGTACGCAGCCTGGTGCTGGCGAGCCGCCGGGGCCCGGCCGCCGACGGGGCCGCCGAACTGGTCGCGGACCTGGAGGCGGCCGGCGCCCTCGTCCGGGTCGCGGCCTGCGACGTCGCGGACCGGGCCGCCGTGGCGGACCTGCTCGCCGAGATGCCGCCCGGATACCCGCTGACCGCCGTCGTGCACGCGGCGGGTGTACTCGCCGACGGCACCCTCGAGACGCAGAGCGCACAGAGCCTGGACCGCGCCCTGCGGGCCAAGGTCGGCGGCGCGATCAACCTGCACGAACTGACCCGCGAACACACCCTGTCCGCGTTCGTGCTCTTCTCCGCGCTCGCCGGCACGCTCGGCACCGGCGGCCAGGCCAACTACGCCGCCGCGAACGGCTTCCTGGACGGCCTGGCGGCTCGACGCCGGGCCTTTGGCCGGGTCGGCACGTCCCTGTGCTGGGGCTGGTGGCAACAGCGCAGCGGGATGACCGAGAACCTGGACGAGGTGGACCTGCGGCGCATCCGCCGCCTCGGCATCGCCGAGATGCCCGGCGCCGAGGCACTGGGCCTGTTCGACGCCGCGTGCACGATCGACAAGCCGGTCCTGATCCCGGCCCGACTGGACCTCACCGCGCTGCGGAGCCGGGCCGCCGACGAACTCCCGCTGCTCCTGCGCGACCTCGTCACCGCCGGCCGCCCGGCCCGCGCCCGCGCGAACAGCACCGCCGGCACGGGCTCCCTCGGCCTGCCCGCCCGATTGGTCGGGCTGTCCGAGAGCGAAGGGGAGGCGACCGTGCTCGACTGGGTCCGCGAGCAGGTCGCCGTCGTCCTCGGACACCCCGCCGGCACGGCCGTCGACGCCGACCAGGCGTTCACCCACCTCGGCTTCGACTCGCTCACTTCGGTCGAACTGTGCAACCGCCTGGCCTCCTCGACCGGGCTGCGCCTTGCCTCCACCCTCGTCTTCAGCTACCCGACCCCCCGCGAGCTGGGACAACACGTCTTCGACCTGCTGCGCCCCGCGGAGCGCACGAGTGCGGACCCGGACGAGGACGCGCGGATCCGCGAGGTGCTGCGCACCATCCCCATCGACCGGCTGCGCGGCGCGGGCCTGCTGGAGCAGGTTCTGGCGTGCGCCGCCGCGCCGTCGGACCCCGACGACGGATCGCCCGACGCGGACACCGGCACCGATGCCGGCGCGGACGAACTGGCGGCGCTGGACCTGGATGCACTCGTCGACCTGGCTCTGGCCGAGAAGGGCAAGTGA
- a CDS encoding type I polyketide synthase, giving the protein MNTSANNAADRPADGGDRVAQALRTLLEERDRLSRENDALKAARVEPIAVVAMACRYPGGVSSPEQLWDMVRDGVDAIDEFPTDRGWRDLYDEDPETLGSSYVRHGGFLADAADFDPEFFGISPREALAIDPQQRLLLQTSWEVLERAGIVPADVRGSDVGVFAGVASSEYGMRFLEGSAGELEGYLLHGSALSVASGRVAYELGLTGAAVSVDTACSSSLVALHLAIQSLRSGECSLALAGGVSVMATPAIFVEFSRQRGLSADGRCKSFADTADGTGWAEGAGVLLLERLSDARRNGHPVLAVVRGSAVNQDGASNGLTAPNGRAQERVIRQALANAGVEAAEVDAVEAHGTGTVLGDPIEAGALLATYGRDRAEGRPLRLGSMKSNIGHAQAAAGVAGVIKMVMALRHGYLPKTLHVDTPSRHVDWSSGAIELLVEGREWPRSGGPRRAAVSSFGVSGTNAHVILEEVPEPEHDGRVPDAGVVGGLVPWVLSGKSAAAVERQAGRLHEFVAGDPDADVADVGWSLVSSRSRFDHRAVVLGHDRDELLAALAALRDGTESAEVVRGVAGNLGGAVFMFPGQGSQWVGMGRQLHEAFPVFARTLDACGAALAEWTDWSLLDVVRGAPGAPTLDRVDVVQPTLFSVMVSMAALWRSWGVEPAAVVGHSQGEIAAAHVCGALSLRDAAKVVALRSKALVDLIGHGGMASVAESADVVADRLTPWKDRVSIAVVNGPRSVVVSGEPDALDEFVEKMKAEGAQARRISVDYASHSPQVSRVREQVIAPLADLEPKTSTLPFYSTLHGEPIDTATLNAEYWYTNLREKVSFESSIRRSVDDGFRTFIEMSPHPVLTVPVQEIVEDVDDAVVLSSSRRDRGEAEAVLGSLAHLHTRGGTVDWDALFGARRRVDLPTYAFQRQRYWLNSAHAAPTAQPSAIETPSDEEQAVPLADVLSTLSADDAAAFVLDHVLTRVAVVLGHASGATIDPDREFKELGFDSLLSVELSKRLAATTGLKLRANLALRHPSPRLVAAHILSSMGGRAA; this is encoded by the coding sequence ATGAACACCTCCGCGAACAACGCCGCGGACCGGCCGGCGGACGGCGGGGACCGGGTCGCCCAGGCGCTCCGCACCCTCCTGGAGGAGCGCGACCGGCTGAGCCGGGAGAACGACGCGCTCAAGGCCGCCCGGGTCGAGCCGATCGCCGTGGTGGCGATGGCCTGCCGCTACCCCGGAGGGGTGTCCTCGCCGGAACAGCTGTGGGACATGGTCCGCGACGGGGTCGACGCGATCGACGAGTTCCCGACCGACCGGGGATGGCGGGACCTGTACGACGAGGACCCCGAAACGCTCGGCAGTTCCTACGTCCGGCACGGCGGATTCCTGGCCGACGCCGCCGACTTCGACCCGGAGTTCTTCGGGATCAGCCCGCGCGAGGCGCTGGCCATCGACCCGCAGCAGCGCCTGCTGCTGCAAACCTCGTGGGAGGTCCTGGAACGAGCCGGCATCGTGCCCGCCGACGTCCGCGGCAGCGATGTCGGCGTGTTCGCCGGGGTGGCCTCGTCCGAGTACGGAATGCGCTTCCTGGAGGGCAGCGCGGGCGAGTTGGAGGGCTACCTGCTGCACGGGAGCGCGCTGAGCGTGGCGTCGGGCCGGGTGGCGTACGAACTGGGGCTGACCGGGGCGGCGGTGTCGGTGGACACGGCGTGCTCGTCGTCGCTGGTGGCCCTGCACCTGGCGATCCAGTCGTTGCGCTCGGGGGAGTGCTCGCTGGCATTGGCGGGCGGGGTGTCGGTGATGGCCACGCCCGCGATCTTCGTGGAGTTCTCCCGGCAGCGCGGTCTGTCGGCGGACGGTCGGTGCAAGTCCTTCGCGGACACGGCCGACGGGACCGGCTGGGCCGAGGGCGCGGGTGTCCTGCTCCTGGAGCGGTTGTCCGACGCCCGCCGCAACGGCCACCCGGTGCTCGCCGTCGTGCGCGGCTCCGCGGTGAACCAGGACGGGGCCAGCAACGGGCTGACCGCGCCCAACGGCCGGGCCCAGGAGCGGGTGATCCGGCAGGCGCTGGCCAACGCCGGGGTCGAGGCCGCCGAGGTGGACGCGGTCGAGGCGCACGGCACGGGCACCGTGCTGGGGGATCCGATCGAGGCGGGCGCGCTGCTCGCGACGTACGGGCGGGACCGGGCCGAGGGCCGGCCGCTGCGGCTCGGATCGATGAAGTCCAACATCGGACACGCGCAGGCCGCCGCCGGGGTGGCCGGGGTGATCAAGATGGTGATGGCGCTTCGGCACGGCTACCTGCCGAAGACGCTGCACGTGGACACCCCCTCCCGGCACGTCGACTGGTCCTCGGGCGCGATCGAACTGCTGGTGGAGGGGCGCGAATGGCCCCGATCGGGCGGTCCGCGGCGGGCCGCGGTGTCGTCGTTCGGCGTCAGCGGGACCAACGCGCACGTGATCCTGGAGGAGGTACCGGAGCCGGAGCACGACGGGCGCGTCCCGGACGCGGGCGTCGTCGGCGGGCTGGTGCCGTGGGTGTTGTCGGGCAAGAGCGCGGCGGCGGTGGAGCGACAGGCGGGCCGGCTGCACGAGTTCGTCGCCGGCGATCCGGACGCGGACGTCGCCGACGTCGGCTGGTCGCTGGTGTCGAGCCGGTCGCGGTTCGACCACCGTGCGGTGGTCCTCGGCCACGACCGGGACGAACTGCTCGCCGCCCTGGCGGCGTTGCGCGACGGCACCGAGTCGGCCGAGGTGGTGCGCGGTGTCGCCGGGAACCTCGGCGGGGCCGTCTTCATGTTCCCGGGTCAGGGATCCCAGTGGGTCGGCATGGGCCGGCAACTCCACGAGGCGTTCCCGGTGTTCGCGCGGACCCTCGACGCGTGCGGCGCGGCGCTGGCCGAGTGGACCGACTGGTCGCTGCTCGACGTGGTGCGCGGCGCGCCCGGGGCGCCGACGCTGGACCGGGTGGACGTGGTCCAGCCGACGCTGTTCTCGGTGATGGTGTCCATGGCCGCGCTGTGGCGATCCTGGGGCGTGGAACCGGCCGCGGTGGTCGGGCACAGCCAGGGCGAGATCGCCGCCGCGCACGTGTGCGGCGCGCTGTCGTTGCGCGACGCGGCCAAGGTGGTGGCGCTGCGCAGCAAGGCCCTGGTGGACCTGATCGGCCACGGCGGGATGGCCTCGGTCGCGGAATCCGCGGATGTCGTCGCCGACCGGCTGACTCCGTGGAAGGACCGGGTGAGCATCGCCGTCGTCAACGGGCCCCGCTCGGTGGTGGTTTCCGGGGAACCCGACGCGCTCGACGAATTCGTCGAGAAGATGAAGGCGGAAGGCGCCCAGGCGCGCAGAATATCGGTCGACTACGCCTCGCATTCCCCCCAGGTGAGCCGGGTTCGCGAGCAGGTGATCGCACCCCTGGCCGACCTGGAACCGAAAACCTCGACACTGCCCTTCTACTCGACCCTGCACGGCGAGCCGATCGACACCGCGACCTTGAACGCCGAATACTGGTACACCAATCTCCGGGAGAAAGTCAGCTTCGAATCCTCGATCCGGCGATCGGTCGACGACGGATTCCGGACCTTCATCGAGATGAGCCCGCACCCCGTATTGACCGTCCCCGTACAGGAGATCGTCGAGGACGTGGACGACGCCGTGGTCCTGTCCTCGTCCCGCCGGGATCGTGGCGAGGCGGAGGCCGTGCTCGGCTCGCTGGCCCACCTCCACACCCGGGGCGGCACGGTGGACTGGGACGCCCTGTTCGGCGCACGCCGCCGGGTCGACCTGCCCACGTACGCCTTCCAGCGGCAGCGCTACTGGCTGAACTCCGCGCACGCCGCGCCGACGGCGCAACCGAGCGCGATCGAGACCCCCTCGGACGAGGAGCAGGCCGTCCCGCTCGCGGACGTGCTGTCGACCCTGTCCGCCGACGACGCTGCGGCATTCGTCCTGGACCACGTCCTGACCAGGGTCGCCGTCGTGCTCGGGCACGCCTCGGGCGCGACGATCGACCCCGACCGGGAGTTCAAAGAGCTCGGCTTCGACTCGCTGCTCTCGGTGGAACTGAGCAAGCGCCTCGCCGCGACGACCGGCCTCAAACTCAGGGCCAACCTGGCGCTGCGGCATCCGTCGCCGCGACTGGTGGCCGCGCACATCCTGTCGTCGATGGGCGGGCGCGCGGCGTAG